In Oryza sativa Japonica Group chromosome 11, ASM3414082v1, the following are encoded in one genomic region:
- the LOC9268201 gene encoding probable protein phosphatase 2C 75 has protein sequence MGTCLTTAEQRAMEVPAASVKGGGGRRSDEEAPGRIAGNGAGNVACLFTRQGKKGTNQDAMVAWENYNGRSDTVFCGVFDGHGPHGHLIARKVRDILPSRLCDLIYEDCGDSPTSNSDVSTLEENLSPYADAECRSPTLAGQKEHQEFFNAMKESFRKAFKNVDKELKLQRNIDSICSGTTAVTLIKQGHDLIVGNLGDSRAVLGTRDQNDKLVAHQLTVDLKPDHPREARRIRRCNGRVFAHQDEPDVARLWLPNCNSPGLAMARAFGDFCLKDFGLISVPDVTYRQITEKDEFIVLATDGVWDVLSNQEVVDVVASCSGRFAAARSVVDLANETWRFKYPTSKTDDCAVVCLFLNKYEVTGGLSGQPGYSPRMPALSGITRPNSKRVTPDDVDDGSDSNVSGDERSLDGFTRLNTLLALPKFGDTSPTKK, from the exons ATGGGGACATGCCTTACGACGGCGGAGCAGCGGGCCATGGAGGTGCCGGCTGCGTCggtgaagggaggagggggcagGAGGAGTGACGAGGAGGCGCCCGGCAGGATCGCGGGTAACGGCGCGGGGAATGTGGCCTGCCTGTTCACTCGGCAGGGGAAGAAGGGCACCAACCAGGATGCCATGGTCGCGTGGGAG AACTATAACGGAAGATCAGACACGGTATTTTGTGGAGTTTTTGATGGCCACGGTCCACATGGCCATCTCATTGCTAGGAAAGTAAGAGATATTCTCCCTTCGAGACTCTGTGATTTGATATATGAAGACTGTGGGGATAGTCCAACCAGCAATTCAGATGTCTCAACTCTGGAAGAGAATTTATCTCCGTATGCAGATGCAGAGTGCAGATCTCCCACATTGGCTGGACAAAAAGAACATCAAGAATTCTTCAACGCAATGAAAGAATCTTTCAGAAAGGCTTTTAAAAATGTGGATAAGGAGCTCAAATTACAACGGAACATTGATAGCATTTGCAGTGGAACTACTGCAGTTACTTTAATCAAGCAA GGTCATGATCTTATTGTTGGGAATCTAGGTGACTCTAGAGCTGTATTAGGCACCAGAGATCAGAACGATAAGTTGGTTGCTCATCAGTTGACTGTTGACCTGAAACCTGATCATCCAA GGGAGGCTAGGAGGATCAGACGGTGTAATGGGAGGGTCTTTGCTCATCAGGATGAACCAGATGTGGCTCGCCTTTGGCTTCCTAATTGCAACTCTCCTGGACTGGCAATGGCCCGAGCTTTTGGTGACTTTTGTCTAAAGGATTTTGGGTTGATCTCAGTACCTGATGTCACCTATAGGCAAATTACTGAAAAAGACGAGTTTATTGTCCTGGCGACAGATGGG GTGTGGGATGTTCTCTCCAACCAGGAAGTGGTGGATGTTGTTGCCTCATGCTCTGGTCGTTTCGCTGCAGCTCGTTCTGTTGTTGATTTAGCAAATGAGACTTGGAGGTTCAAATACCCAACCTCAAAAACTGATGATTGTGCAGTGGTCTGTCTTTTCCTGAACAAGTATGAAGTTACCGGTGGTTTATCAGGGCAACCTGGATATAGTCCAAGGATGCCTGCCCTATCAGGTATTACCCGGCCCAATAGTAAAAGGGTTACTCCTGACGACGTCGATGATGGTAGTGACTCAAACGTAAGCGGAGATGAGAGGTCCTTGGATGGTTTCACTCGATTGAACACATTGTTGGCACTACCAAAGTTTGGTGACACAAGTCCAACTAAGAAATGA